Below is a window of Pelobates fuscus isolate aPelFus1 chromosome 13, aPelFus1.pri, whole genome shotgun sequence DNA.
ATCACCACCAGCCGTAAACACTGACACAAGGGATTAATGGGATTTCTACATCCCAAATTCCACATCAGAAATACAGATTTGGCAGCCGAGGTGATGTTTTCAGAATTTAGTGATCACATTCCCACTGTAGCCTTGTCTTTCTGTTGACATAAGTGGAGAACGGTCTACTGCTTTCCATACCATCCTTGCATCCAATGACTCCAGATGAACTTGGTTCTCTACCTAGAAGTCACACTGAACAAATAACTAGCTGTGTGCAAATAAGGGAAGCATCAATTATCTGCTCACAGGAAGGGAAACATTTTATcaatacaaaatgtaataaaaattatatgcTGAAGGGGTACCTAAGAAAGTGGCTAGGGAGCGCAAAGGTTCAGCACAGACGATAAAATGTAACCTGTCTGAGGGAGTAACATAAGTGAGCTATTTATTAACTCCATAAAGTAATCCTGATTATACAAGCTACACCCATCCAACAGGGACACTCAAGTCTTACCCTCTTTAGCAAAACGATACCCAGCGCAGCGTTAGCAGAGAGTAAAAGTGCCACAATGATCATTAGTGCGGCTGCACCAACGTATCCCGTCCTCAAGACAGAAAGGGATGCTATCCAGCCGCTGAAATCCAAGAGAGAAAACAATTAGCACAATGACGTAAACCCCTCATTGAAGCCCAAGTGACTACATACATCATATGCCACAAATGTATACAGTTGTTGGTACCCCCGTTTTCTTGTTACATACCTTGCATGCACTATACCCCACCTTCCCGCCTCAAAAAAAGCATCCAGTTTGTATATACCTGAAGCCCCAGCCAGGGATCCCAATTGCCTGGAGAACGTACAAGATGTCTTGCACGAAGTAgatgaagaagaaaagaaaaaaattgaaggAACTGTCACTCCTACAAGAAGAGAAAGAACAGGAATCTGAGTGATTTTGGCCCAATCTGTATGTACACAAAACATGCTATAGAATCATAGATATGCACCTGAATGCTTTGTAGAGGGGCCGGTACCAGCACAGGAACGAACAAGGAGTAAACATCAGGGTCCACAGAATGGAAAGGCCGAAACTAGAGCCTTGGGTAGAATCCACACAGAACCACGCTAGGCACGCCACGAAGTTCAGAAACAATGTTCCGGCACTAACTACAACAGAAAAAAGCTGGTCAGTCAACAACAAAGAATGACAGGATCACACACATAAATGCAGAAAGAACACCACATTTACAACCAGAAGAAGTGCCCATTAGGTAGTAAGTCACACGGACATGTGCAAGAAGCGTAAATCTGGAAGAACAATTCCCCATTACCGTCACCACCACCTCAAAACGCGCACACAGCCTGGTAAAGTAGCATGGCATGACACCACACCTACAGACAGTCCCAGCCTGACAGAACGTACACATTGCCACATGAAATGTCCGTTTCCCAGAGTACAGCAAGCAGCCACAGGCAGTGCCCACTTGTAAAGACACCACACAAAGCCAAAGTTGAAGTTTCCTGGCAGGATATCACTTACACAGCCACAGGTAGTACATAATGGACACCGTCTTTTGGAAGTCCTGTGGTATCTCCACACCGATATcttgatagaagcagggcttcaTCGGGCAGAAGGAGGGCAAAGGGGGCCAGTTATTCTGCCTTGCTGTAAAAGAAGCACAGACCACACAGAATATTACGACCCAGTGCAGTATGAAGTCTACTAGTTACAAAATTGAGAATTGCTGCGAgttcaaaataaattttaaaaaaatgtcacaTTTTGGACCAACATGTTCAAACTAAAAACAGAGCAAAATTTTTTTCCAAATGGGCTATTTTGctataaaatgtgaaattccaaTTTTAGCAAATATCCCAGATAGTAAGCTTGGAACAACTTTCCTGCAAATTACAACCTTCTCATCCCTTCAAAACCCAACTCTTACAGGAAGAACCTCCCAACGCAGCACTCTGGAGCTCTCTTTCTCTACGATCCAACTCCTCTGCCTTCCGGTTTAGTTCCTCCTGACGCCGCAGTAAATCCGCTGTTGCAGCCGCTGTTGATTCCTTTaccagaaaacaaagaataaattagaaataataataataataataataatctaggcAAACATGGAATGACATAGCATTCAGAAAGGGTGTCTTCTCCTGGCTACAACAATTACAATTTAGAATCCCATAATATAGATGAAAGTATTAACAGAATGCAAACCACCAAAGGGCAGATAACTGGCAAGGAAGGGGTTACCAGAGGGGATGGGAGGATACAGGGACTGGCAGGTAAGGGGTTACCAGAGGGATGGGAGGATAACAGGGAATGGCAGGGAAGAGGTTACCAGAGGGATGGGAGGATAACAGGGACTGGCAGGTAAGGGGTTACCAGAGGTATGGGAGGATAacagggactggcagggaaggggttaccagATGAATGGCTAGATAacagggactggcagggaaggggttaccagATGGATGGCTGGGTAacagggactggcagggaaggtATTACCAGAGGGATGGCTGGATAACAGGGACTGGCAGGTAAGGGGTTACCAGAGGGATGGGAGGATAacagggactggcagggaaggggttaccagATGAATGGCTAGATAACAGGGAATGGTAGGGAAGGTATTACCAGAGGGATGGCTGGATAACAGGGACTGGCAGGTAAGGGGTTACCAGATGGATGGCTGGGTAacagggactggcagggaaggggttaccagAGGGACGGCTAGATAAcagagactggcagggaaggggttacaagAGGGATGGGTGGATAacagactggcagggaaggggttttcaaaGGGATGGGTGGATAACGGGTAATGGCAGGGAAAGAGTTACCAGAGGGATGGTTGGATAACGGAGACTGGCAAGAAGGGGTTACCAGATGGATGACTGGGTAACAGGGActagcagggaaggggttaccagAGTGATGGCTAGATAAcagagactggcagggaaggggttaccagATGGATGACTGGGTAACAGGGActagcagggaaggggttaccagAGTGATGGCTAGATAAcagagactggcagggaaggggttaccagATGGATGACTGGGTAacagggactggcagggaaggggttaccagAGTGATGGCTAGATAAcagagactggcagggaaggggttaccagATGGATGGCTGGGTAacagggactggcagggaaggggttaccagAGGGATGGCTAGATAACAGAGACTGGCAGGAAAGGGGTTTTCAAAGGGATGGGTGGATAACGGGTAATGGCAGGGAAGGAGTTACCAGAGGGATGGTTGGATAACGGGGACTGGCAGGAAGGGGTTTACCAGAGGCATGGCTGGGTAACagcgactggcagggaaggggttaccagAAGGATGGCTAGATAAcagagactggcagggaaggggttgccAGATGGATGGCTGGGTAacagggactggcagggaaggggttaccagAGGGATGGCTAGATAAcagagactggcagggaaggggttaccagATGGATGGCTGGGTAACAGGGACTGTCAGGGAAGGAGTTACCAGAGGGATGGCTAGATAAcagagactggcagggaaggggttaccagATGGATGGCTGGGTAACAgggactggcagggaatgggttaccAGAGGCATGGAAGGATAACGGAGACTGGcagagaaggggagaaggggttaCCAGAGGGATGGGCGGATAACAGTTACTGTGTTACCATCAGGATGGCAGATAACGGGGACAGGCAGGGATTGGGGTTACCAGATGATAGTGGTTGGCTGACAGGAGATGGAGGGGACGTGGTCAACAGTGGGTAGTGAGGTCGACTGACAGGGGCTGGAGGGGAAGAGGTTAAGAGTGGGCagggaggttggctgacaggttctggaatggaaggggttaacattgggtagggaggttggctgacaggttcaggaatggaaggggttaacattgggtagggaggttggctgacaggttcaggaatggaaggggttaacattgggtagggaggttggctgacaggttcaggaatggaaggggttaacattgggtggggaggttggctgacaggttcaggaatggaaggggttaacattgggtggggaggttggctgacaggttcaggaatggaaggggttaacattgggtggggaggttggctgacaggttcaggaatggaaggggttaacattgggtagggaggttggctgacaggttcaggaatggaaggggttaacattgggtagggaggttggctgacaggTTCAGGAATGGAAGGGGTTAACATTGGGTAGGGAGGTTGACTGACAGGTTCTGGAATGGAAGGGGTTAACACTGGGTAGGGAGGTTGACTGACAGGTTCTGGAATGGAAGGGGTTAACACTGGGTagggaggttggctgacaggTTCAGGAATGGAAGGGGTTAACATTGGGTAAGGAGGTCCCTGTTAGGGATCTATAAAAGACCAGAGAGTGAAGAATTCGGCAACTCCGTCATCTTCTTTGGTAGATTGCAGCTATCACcagtcccccccaaaaaaaataaataaaggggggggggggaaggagagggaagAATTGGGGCCAAGAGTTGTGTTCCAGATGACTGGGGTGCACCATAGCATGAGGAAATGTCCTCCTCCCTCGCTCAGAATCCAAAGTGGGCCTCTATACACAGAACTGCCATTTCCGTTTGTTTGGGTCCAGCCCAGAAAATGTCAGTCTCTAGTTGGCACTATGTACATTGTCTGAGCATAAACCTGCACTGATAACCTGGAGAGAAGACGCAGATTATATTAGAACATTATAGGAATGCGTCCGTCTAGCTGAGCTGCCAATCCCCGCCCCTCTTACTTCTCGTTGTGTGTTTTAAGTTTATTACATTAAAGGGTACCTATCACAGAACCTACAACTTATACTCTTTTGAAAGAGCATAAATTATGTTCTGTACACTGTGCTAGCAGATTAGCTAGCAAATTAAAGATTGGGAGAAAACCCCAATTAAAAACCAGGTCAATTTATTCGACAGACACTGTAACAAATTGGCAGACAAAGGTGATCCTTCTGCTCTCCCAACCATAGCAACCGCAGtgaatgtgctgtggttgctatgggaacTTCCTAGCAGACGCCGCTAGTCCTGGTTTGAGGGTATAGGAAGGAGTGATCAACATTACTCCATTTTGATGCTGGCCATGAAGCCATCGCATGAACGTCACAGAGTAAATTTGCCCTGATCGAGGAAGCGTACCCAAGCAGGGCAAGTGAAAGGATACTGCAAGACAAGAGCGGGTGAACCGGAGGTTGGTATTACAGACGAGTAACACCCACAAAGCTGAGTACATGGTGGCACTGTATTGGAAATACAGTATATCTCAGAAGCTTGCACTAAATACATCACGAATCTCCGTGATACATAATGTACTCAATGCAATTGTGGCTGATTTATGTTACGTTAAAATGACAGATTCACTTTAAACAAAGCAGGTATTGCATTTTTTATTATGTAAtatgttttttccccccaggaaATTTCCCTTTTTTCATACTTTATTTATGTGCTGGAGATGTTCGCAAAGATACGATTGTACAATCAGTTAACCAGCAgacagtcaaaaaaaaaatctgtctgagcagccatgttggattGAATTCTACTGGGTGATCAGACAAACTGCTGCCCAAACTAAATTGCCTACTGCTGcggtttaattaaatgtaatgaatgtcatgtttcagtgtttgcagataacacaaaTCTAGTGAACGTAACACAAattgagcaggatattactttgctgcagaggaatttagatagattggggtctgggcactcagatggaatttaatgtagataaatacaAAGTTATGCCCTTTGGGGTAAAGATTGCACAAACAAGTTACACCCGaatagtagtgaattagggataagaaatgagaatgatttgggaattgttatagacaaactaGGCGGTACATTcaaattactctggttttcaagtacatcctggggatgttgccttagcccaacatccaggagtGGTTACTATTTcgcaatttaatggtactcattgtatctacctcagaaggatgaagggctgaatccaccaacaatgtgcaatgtcaatcagcagttgctagtGCCAGTACTTTATTGTCATGAATTAATAgggaattaaagggatactccagaacCCTAGTGCTGTTCTCAGTTTGCAGAAGTGCTTTGCGTGTGAAGCGTTTATCCTCTCCCCCACTCCCcccaatagaaattggcacatttataaattcaccttgttacaccccaaagggtcctgttacttcctggttgtttagctcagtggaaataaaaaaacaggtagcaattgcccagagcacctgccttgcaaagactgctCATTGTGCTGCATTGTGAtaggacagccacagaatgtctgggcggggttagaaggggagggcttgtaaagtctGCAGACGAGAGATCTGTAACTTTTGTTACAGCAGTTTTAGGTATACctcttcagtgaaaaaaaaaatgcataagtaaatgctactaaacgttgattttttttttaaatattttggatTGTCCCATAAATTCTAAAGATGAAAATAGTtgacattaatggtaaattttcaaactggacaaaagtggtaagtggtgtccctcagggttctgttttgggaccgcttctatttaacatatttataaatgatcttgaagacagcattgaaagtcatgtttcagtgtttgcagatgacacaaaactttgtaaagtaataaaatgtgagcaggatattactttgctgagaaggatttagatagattgggagaCTGAGCACTCAAACGGCAGATGAAatctaatgtagaaaaatgcaagttATGCACAATGATAGTGTAGTGTACTAGGTATACCACActaaaaggatttgggaattgttatagacaaactaGGCAACACTATGCAATGTCAATGAGTATTTGCCAAGGAAGTAAAgtattgtgcaaaaaaaaaaaaaaggtggggggtGGACATTGattcttgggaaaaaatatataattttgccactttataaatcactggtaagaccacacaatTAATGAATATGCCTTGCAGTTTGTGGAACTTGTTGTAAAGAAGGATATTAACGCATTAGTGCAGAGGCagtctacaaaattaataaagatttagctatgaagaaagattaacacatttaaatatgtttagtTTAGCAAAAATGTgcctcagagggaatatgataacattatgcaaatgtattctgggccaatacaaacaaattgtctggaaatctattcataaacaggactagaACACATTTAGacaggaagaaagaagatttaggcAAAGGAAAATGTtcagatataaaaataaagagcaaaaaacaggtcgcaagagaatactgagaacgggcagcagctgaaatagcctgcccttcggtgggtccccgctcagaactcaagctggttttagctcatcttgtgccattacagagggaacatctctgaaacatatcagactggcccCACCCATACGGGCTGTCCAGATCTGAAataccagcaagttccctctgcatgagagacacagcaaccccagacgatcgtttcaccgaagggcaggctatttcagctgctgtccgttctcagaatactcttgagACACGTGTTTTGCTCTCCAgaaataataatactactaataataaggATGGgaaattttctgcctgaagaggtggttttatcagtctgtatagatgtttaaacagaaattaaataaaaggatTTGGGtgcctatcgtgtccctttaagaaataactTACCGTTGAAATCTTGTTACTTTTCAAGCAGCAAATGAAATACTGATATTACCACTACCCAAATGGATGGACTAGTTTACTAGTACAGCTGGAGGAACAACCACTGAGCGAGCCCAGCTAGAATGTGTtgatagagatatatatttatCAGAAGAGGAGCATACAGGATAATAAGGAGGGAAGGGATAGTCCTGGTACCTGGGTTCCGTACGATCCATAGTTTTTGGGTTCTGTCGGACTCTGTTTCTTGATGGCTGGAGGAGGGATGTTATTTACAGGGACAGTAGGCAAGGTGGCGGCAGCCTGGCTTGGGGGCTGCTCATTGTAAGGGGGAGGCGGAGGAATCTGCATAAAGACAGCAAGAAATTTATGTAAAGGATAATACAAAACAATCTGTTTAACCCATAAAAATGTTTAGAGGGCTTTTACGCTAAGCAGTAAACTGAAAAGATAACTTTAGACCGAAATATCCAAACAGAGCCTATGACTTATTTTTGCCTACATCGTTAATTGAATTTCACTGCAATTTTCCCGTAGGTGAACATACTCCATAAGGCTGAATTGTGTTATTTAGCAATAAGGCAGATCTCACCAGCCCATAGAAAATCCAGAGATGTCAACTTACCCCTTTGCTATCGAATGGGTTATACACATCAAGGGTGGCATACTGGGAGCTGCCCTGGTGCACACTTACAGACGGATCCTGAAATGAGCAAGACCAGGTATTACTCCAACAAGCTCCTTGGAAAATGCAGACATCACACAAGATATAAGGAATATTAGCAGCTGAACAGTGATGCCCAAACaccagacatgcagacacacaagacatgaAGAAATGGGGTGAAGGATACAGCGCGAGGCGAGGGGCAGCACTGGCACATGACATAATGTGAGTTATGTTCCAAGTCAGCGCAGGGCTCAATGCAGAGACGAAAAGCAGGTAATCAGGAGGGGAGATGGGTACAATGTGCAGACACCTAGCCTGGGTGCTAAATACACAGTGGATACTCAAGGTGGGAGCTGCGTACACTGAGCGGCAACTATGGATAGGCACAGGGTGTGCTGAGCGGCCACTCAGGATGAGTGTAAGATAATAGTGAGTGAATAACCAAGATAGTCTTCTGATCCAAATGGTGCTCAATGCCGGTAAAAGAGCAGGACACACAATGTAGTGTAGTAGGTACTTATACTTGGTGAAGAAAATATAGAAATGCGCTTACAGTTTATTGGAGCATTTCTTTATTTTCATCACCAAGTAGAAGTAcctactacactatattgtgtctcctgctcttttacatgcACTGAGCACCATCTGGATCAGAAGACACTCACAAGGCGCTGAGACCCTCTTTCTTCATTTTGCATCTTACCTTCTACCAGAAAGAAGGGACTCTGGATTGGGTTGTCCTAGCTGCCTACTAACATTATCGGAAGCGCTgggaatcctttttttttttccttcttcataTTAACCAAGATAGACCAAGGATATAATGAGGTGATACTCAAGTTAGGCACAGAACATATTGAATGGCTATGCAGGCTGAGTTATTGATACTGTGAGTGACTATCCAGTGAGTGGATATTAAGGGTAGATTATTGATAGAGTGAGTGGCTTCCCAGGCTTTGTTACGAATACAGTGAATGGCTACTGGGAGTAAGCTATGgttacagttattattatttatatagtgcaagcaaattccgtagcgctgtacaataggttatGGTTACACTGAATGGATAATAAGGCTGGTTATGTATCGCTGTATATGTCGCTGTCACGCTATGTATGGCTGTATATCTCGCTGTCACGCTATGTATGGCTGTATATCTCGCTGTCACGCTAGGTATGGCTGTATATCTCGCTGTCACGCTATGTATGGCTGTATATCTCGCTGTCACGCTAGGTATGGCTGTATATCTCGCTGTCACGCTATGTATGGCTGTATATCTCGCTGTCACGCTAGGTATGGCTGTATATCTCGCTGTCACGCTATGTATGGCTGTATATCTCGCTGTCACGCTATGTATGGCTGTATATCTCGCTGTCACGCTATGTATGGCTGTATATCTCGCTGTCACGCTAGGTATGGCTGTATATCTCGCTGTCACGCTAGGTATGGCTGTATATCTCGCTGTCACGCTAGGTATGGCTGTATATCTCGCTGTCACGCTAGGTATGGCTGTATATCTCGCTGTCACGCTAGGTATGGCTGTATATCTCGCTGTCACGCTAGGTATGGCTGTATATCTCGCTGTCACGCTATGTATGGCTGTATATCTCGCAGTCACGCTATGTATGGCTGTATATCTCGCTGTCACGCTATGTATGGCTGTATATCTCGCTGTCACGCTATGTATGGCTGTATATCTCGCTGTCACGCTATGTATGGCTGTATATCTCGCTGTCACGCTATGTATGGCTGTATATCTCGCTGTCACGCTATGTATGGCTGTATATCTCGCTGTCACGCTATGTATGGCTGTATATCTCGCTGTCACGCTATGTATGGCTGTATATCTCGCTGTCACGCTATGTATGGCTGTATATCTCGCTGTCACGCTATGTATGGCTGTATATCTCGCTGTCACGCTATGTATGGCTGTATATCTCGCTGTCACGCTATGTATGGCTGTATATCTCGCTGTCACGCTATGTATGGCTGTATATCTCGCTGTTTATCTATATCGCTGGCTGTCACATGCTTCTCATAATCACTATACATTGATGGGTGCTGGCTGTCACTATATATAtcactgtatatctatatatcactATACATCactgtatatcactatatattactatggaTATCACTGTATATCACTATGTATCGCTGTATAATATTATGGATCACTGTATAtcactatgtattattattatgatatttatatagcgccaacaaattccgcagcgctttacagtgggtggacgaacaaacacgtagttgtaaccagacaagttggacacacaggaagagaggggttgagagccctgctcaataagcttacatgctagagggagtggggtaaaatgacacaaaaggtaaggatagtattagacaagTGACAGTTGCaatagaggaatcagttgggagctattaacagtttaattgatacgcttttatgaagaagtgggattttaatgatttttgaaggagtggagactgggtgagcatctaacggaggagagaagggagttccacaggaactgtgcagttctggagaagtcttgaaggcgagcatcagaggtgggagtacggacagaagatggacgtaagtcttcagcagatcgtaagggtctgtgtgtgtgtgtgtgtgtgtatatatatatatatatatatatatatatatatatatatatatataaaatctctcGCTGTCACACTATGTATCGCCGTATATCTCTCGCTGTCACACTATATATCGCCGTATATCTCTCGCTGTCACACTATGTATCGCCGTATATCTCTCGCTGTCACACTATGTATCGCCGTATATCTCTCGCTGTCACACTATGTATCGCCGTGTATCTCGCTGTCACACTATGTATCGCCGTGTATCTCGCTGTCACACTATGTATCGCCGTGTATCTCGCTGTCACACTATGTATCGCCGTGTATCTCGCTGTCACACTATGTATCGCCGTGTATCACGCTGTCACACTATGTATCGCCGTATCTCACTGTCACACTATGTATCGCCGTGTATCTCGCTGTCACACTATGTATCGCCGTGTATCTCGCTGTCACACTATGTATCGCCGTATATCTCTCGCTGTCACACTATATATCGCCGTATATCTCGCCGTCACACTATATATCGCCGTATATCTCGCCGTCACACTATATATCGCCGTATATCTCGCCGTCACACTATATATCGCCGTATATCTCGCCGTCACACTATACATCGCCGTATATCTCGCCGTCACACTATGTATCGCCGTATATCTCGCCGTCACACTATATATCGCCGTATATCTCTCGCCGTCACACTATATATCGCCGTATATCTCGCCGTCACACTATATATCGCCGTCACACTATATATCGCCGTCACACTATATATCGCCGTATATCTCACCGTCACACTATGTATCGCCGTATATCTCGCCGTCACACTATGTATCGCCGTATATCTCGCCGTCACACTATGTATCGCCGTATATCTCGCCGTCACACTATGTATCGCCGTATATCTCGCTGTCACACTATGTATCGCCGTATATCTCGCTGTCACACTATGTATCGCCGTATATCTCGCTGTCACACTATGTATCGCCGTATATCTCGCTGTCACACTATATATCGCCGTATATCTCTCGCTGTCACACTATATATCGCCGTATATCTCGCCGTCACACTATGTATCGCCGTATATCTCGCCGTCACACTATGTATCGCCGTATATCTCGCCGTCACACTATGTATCGCCGTATATCTCGCCGCCACACTATGTATCGCCGTATATCTCGCCGTCACACTATATATCGCCGTATATCTCTCGCCGTCACACTATATATCGCCGTATATCTCTCGCCGTCACACTATATATCGCCGTATATCTCTCGCCGTCACACTATATATCGCCGTATATCTCGCCGTCACACTATGTATCGCCGTATATCTCGCGTCACACTATGTATCGCCGTATATCTCGCCGTCACACTATGTATCGCCGTATATCTCGCCGTCACACTATGTATCGCCGTATATCTCGCCGTCACACTATGTATCGCCGTATATCTCGCCGTCACACTATGTATCGCCGTATATCTCGCCGTCACACTATGTATCGCCGTATATCTCGCCGTCACACTATGTATCGCCGTATATCTCGCCGTCACACTATGTATCGCCGTATATCTCGCCGTC
It encodes the following:
- the SCAMP3 gene encoding secretory carrier-associated membrane protein 3; the protein is MEPDRGNPFGDLDNPFQDPSVSVHQGSSQYATLDVYNPFDSKGIPPPPPYNEQPPSQAAATLPTVPVNNIPPPAIKKQSPTEPKNYGSYGTQESTAAATADLLRRQEELNRKAEELDRRERELQSAALGGSSSRQNNWPPLPSFCPMKPCFYQDIGVEIPQDFQKTVSIMYYLWLFSAGTLFLNFVACLAWFCVDSTQGSSFGLSILWTLMFTPCSFLCWYRPLYKAFRSDSSFNFFLFFFIYFVQDILYVLQAIGIPGWGFSGWIASLSVLRTGYVGAAALMIIVALLLSANAALGIVLLKRVHSIYRRTGASFQKAQEEFAAGVFSNPAVRTAASNAAAGAAQNAFKP